Proteins co-encoded in one Bradyrhizobium sp. 170 genomic window:
- a CDS encoding DUF3551 domain-containing protein, with translation MALAILVIGTISAAAPARAQTYGGGYPVCLHVYGPVTYYECSYTSIPQCNASASGRSAQCVVNPYFANAYQDRPVRRHGAY, from the coding sequence CTGGCTTTGGCAATTCTCGTAATCGGGACGATTTCGGCCGCAGCGCCGGCGCGCGCCCAGACCTACGGAGGAGGATATCCGGTCTGCCTGCATGTCTACGGCCCGGTCACCTATTATGAGTGCAGCTATACGTCGATTCCTCAATGCAACGCGTCGGCCTCGGGCCGCTCGGCGCAATGCGTCGTCAATCCATATTTTGCAAATGCGTATCAGGATCGGCCGGTGCGCAGGCACGGCGCTTACTGA
- a CDS encoding copper resistance protein CopC: protein MARVLVSLAALLSALCIASAAWAHATLVSSEPADGSVLTLPPKMVQLHFNESVTPAVIGLIDAGGKAREVATRAVGQSVLMVLPDDLPQGTQIVSYRVVSQDGHPVAGSMVFSIGAVTGAAPPAKTGPLAVLIWLARIGVYLGLFVGVGGAFFAAWIGQGPNGSTVSRGALSIGLVSAVASLGLQGLDLLNLPLGGIVTSAPWTNALATSLGPSLLIAIVVMAIAWYAWKSPSILIAWVLTSLTMVGVGLSLATSGHAATAQPQWLTRPSLFLHGVAAAYWIGALAPLAAMARRRNDSLPRVLKQFSAIAMLLVGLLVLSGLVLSIIQLGSLRALVETPYGILLSIKLALVILLLGLAALNRIVCTPAVVADHQNTRPLLGSILLECVLVVGILAVVAGWRFTPPPRASVAPVAAPLSVHIHTDAAMFQVLVSPGKVGSNDFVLQLMTGDAALLPAKEAVLILSLPERGIEPMERRATLGPDGYWHVRGVALPLPGRWRMQIDALVTDFQKVSLQDELQVR, encoded by the coding sequence ATGGCGCGCGTGCTCGTTAGCCTTGCCGCGCTGCTGTCGGCTCTATGCATCGCGAGCGCCGCGTGGGCCCATGCGACGCTTGTTTCTTCGGAGCCGGCCGATGGCAGCGTGCTCACGCTGCCGCCGAAGATGGTGCAATTGCACTTCAACGAAAGCGTGACGCCGGCCGTGATCGGCCTGATCGATGCCGGAGGCAAGGCGCGCGAAGTCGCAACCCGTGCCGTCGGTCAGTCCGTGCTGATGGTGCTGCCCGACGACCTGCCGCAGGGCACGCAAATCGTCAGCTACCGCGTGGTCTCGCAGGACGGTCATCCCGTGGCGGGATCGATGGTGTTTTCAATCGGCGCCGTGACCGGGGCCGCACCGCCAGCGAAGACAGGCCCGCTGGCGGTGCTGATCTGGCTGGCGCGGATCGGGGTCTATCTCGGGCTGTTCGTGGGCGTCGGTGGCGCGTTTTTCGCGGCCTGGATCGGACAGGGCCCGAACGGATCGACGGTCAGCCGCGGTGCGCTTTCTATCGGTCTTGTCAGTGCGGTGGCTTCGCTCGGCCTGCAGGGCCTCGATCTCCTCAACCTTCCCCTTGGCGGCATCGTGACATCGGCGCCGTGGACGAACGCGCTCGCTACCTCCCTCGGGCCGTCGCTGTTGATTGCGATCGTGGTGATGGCCATCGCCTGGTACGCGTGGAAGAGCCCGAGCATCCTGATCGCCTGGGTGTTGACCTCGCTGACCATGGTGGGCGTCGGGCTGTCGCTGGCGACGAGCGGACATGCCGCGACCGCCCAGCCGCAATGGCTGACCCGGCCGTCGCTGTTCCTGCACGGCGTCGCTGCGGCCTACTGGATCGGCGCGTTGGCGCCGCTGGCGGCCATGGCGCGTCGGCGCAATGACAGCTTGCCGCGCGTGCTCAAGCAGTTTTCGGCTATCGCGATGCTGCTGGTCGGGCTGCTGGTGTTGAGCGGACTGGTGCTTTCGATCATCCAGCTTGGAAGCCTGCGTGCGCTGGTCGAGACCCCATACGGCATCCTTCTCTCGATCAAGCTGGCACTGGTGATCCTGCTGCTCGGCCTTGCGGCGCTGAACCGGATTGTCTGCACACCCGCGGTCGTTGCGGATCATCAGAACACCCGGCCGCTGCTGGGGTCGATCCTGCTGGAATGCGTTCTCGTCGTTGGCATCCTTGCCGTCGTCGCCGGCTGGCGCTTCACGCCGCCGCCGCGCGCGTCCGTTGCTCCCGTTGCCGCGCCGCTCTCGGTCCATATCCACACGGATGCAGCGATGTTCCAGGTGCTGGTTTCGCCGGGCAAGGTCGGCTCCAACGATTTTGTGCTGCAGCTGATGACGGGAGACGCCGCCCTGCTGCCGGCCAAGGAGGCTGTGCTGATCCTGAGCTTGCCGGAGCGCGGCATCGAGCCGATGGAGCGTCGCGCCACGCTCGGGCCGGACGGCTACTGGCATGTGCGCGGCGTGGCGCTGCCGCTGCCCGGCCGCTGGCGGATGCAGATCGATGCGCTGGTTACCGACTTCCAGAAGGTCTCGCTGCAAGATGAGTTGCAGGTGCGTTGA
- a CDS encoding DUF3551 domain-containing protein translates to MQRAWLALMVAGAVSAAVAMPAAAREFPYCIKGCDFGAGAGDCSFSSLAQCQATASGRDASCAANPYFNVKAEMQTDRSRQSRRRF, encoded by the coding sequence ATGCAAAGGGCATGGCTGGCGCTCATGGTGGCCGGAGCAGTGTCGGCAGCAGTTGCGATGCCGGCGGCGGCGCGCGAGTTTCCCTACTGCATCAAGGGCTGCGATTTCGGCGCCGGCGCCGGCGATTGCAGTTTTTCGTCGCTGGCGCAGTGTCAGGCGACCGCCTCCGGGCGAGATGCGAGTTGCGCTGCGAATCCCTATTTCAACGTCAAGGCGGAGATGCAGACCGATCGCAGCCGCCAATCCCGAAGGAGATTCTGA
- a CDS encoding YcnI family protein, whose amino-acid sequence MSKIAPVVIILAALAVSPASAHVTLEKRQAPVGSYYKAVFAVPHGCAGSPTVKLRVQIPEGVISIKPMPKPGWTVETVKGKYATEYEHHGSKVSEGVKEVVWSGGKVVDDNYDEFVFSSYLTAGLKPDTSLYFPVVQECEQGVSRWIDIPSGGHSGHGHDSKTPAPGLKLIAKP is encoded by the coding sequence GTGTCGAAAATTGCTCCTGTCGTCATCATCCTTGCTGCGCTCGCTGTCTCTCCGGCGAGCGCCCACGTCACTCTCGAGAAGCGGCAGGCGCCGGTGGGCTCGTACTACAAGGCGGTGTTTGCCGTGCCGCACGGCTGCGCGGGATCGCCGACGGTCAAGCTGCGGGTGCAGATTCCGGAAGGCGTGATCAGCATCAAGCCGATGCCCAAGCCCGGGTGGACCGTCGAGACGGTCAAGGGCAAATACGCCACCGAGTATGAGCATCACGGCAGCAAGGTTTCTGAAGGCGTCAAGGAAGTGGTGTGGAGCGGCGGCAAGGTCGTCGACGACAACTATGATGAATTCGTCTTCTCCAGCTATCTCACGGCGGGCCTGAAGCCGGACACCTCGCTGTATTTTCCCGTGGTGCAGGAATGCGAGCAGGGGGTCAGCCGCTGGATCGATATTCCCTCGGGAGGCCACAGTGGCCATGGCCATGACAGCAAGACGCCGGCGCCGGGTCTCAAGCTGATCGCAAAACCGTAA
- a CDS encoding DUF3551 domain-containing protein, translating to MRKAILAVLAASGLAALGAAPAEAVGTRYPFCLQGNEHPGLSYCTFTSYEQCQATASGRLLSCIANPYYIGESEPPPEAYRPLPGRALPPAPRYGRY from the coding sequence ATGCGTAAAGCGATTCTAGCCGTGCTGGCCGCGAGCGGATTGGCCGCACTCGGCGCCGCGCCTGCCGAAGCGGTCGGCACCCGATATCCGTTCTGCCTTCAGGGCAACGAGCATCCGGGACTGAGCTACTGCACTTTCACGAGCTACGAGCAGTGCCAGGCGACCGCTTCGGGACGGTTACTCTCCTGCATCGCCAATCCCTATTATATCGGCGAGAGCGAACCGCCGCCCGAAGCGTATCGCCCGCTGCCCGGCCGCGCGCTGCCGCCCGCCCCCCGCTACGGCAGATACTGA
- a CDS encoding lipoprotein-releasing ABC transporter permease subunit, with product MDETMNETARTPPFAPFEWLLSGRYLRARRREGFISVIAGFSFLGIMLGVATLIIVMAVMNGFRKELLDKILGLNGHLLVQPLESPLTDWKDVAERISQVDGIRLAAPVVDGQALASSAFNAAGVLVRGMRSADLNNLTSIAKNIKQGTLDGFDEGQGVTIGRRLADQLSLHAGDTITLVAPKGAVTPMGTTPRIKPYKVAAVFEIGMSEYDASFVFMPLPESQAYFNRKDDVTAIEVFTTNPDRIDAFRKAVTEAAGRPVFLVDWRQRNSTFFNALQVERNVMFLILTMIVLVAALNIVSGLIMLVKDKGQDIAILRTMGASQGSIMRIFLITGAAIGVVGTLTGFFVGMLICLNIESIRQFLSWMTNTELFSPELYFLSRLPAEVDFGETTAVVIMALTLSFLATLYPSWRAARLDPVDALRYE from the coding sequence ATGGATGAGACCATGAACGAGACAGCCCGCACCCCGCCTTTTGCGCCCTTCGAATGGTTGTTGTCCGGGCGTTACCTGCGTGCGCGTCGCAGGGAAGGGTTCATTTCGGTCATTGCCGGCTTTTCGTTCCTCGGCATCATGCTTGGCGTCGCCACGCTGATCATCGTGATGGCTGTGATGAACGGTTTTCGCAAGGAACTCCTGGACAAGATCCTCGGGCTGAACGGTCATTTGCTGGTGCAGCCGCTGGAATCGCCGCTGACCGACTGGAAGGACGTCGCCGAGCGCATCAGCCAGGTCGACGGCATCCGCCTTGCCGCGCCGGTCGTGGACGGTCAGGCGCTGGCGTCCTCGGCCTTCAACGCCGCCGGCGTGCTGGTGCGCGGCATGCGGTCTGCGGACCTGAACAACCTCACCTCGATCGCCAAGAACATCAAACAGGGCACCTTGGACGGCTTTGACGAGGGGCAGGGCGTCACCATCGGACGCCGGCTCGCCGATCAATTGTCGCTGCATGCCGGCGACACCATCACGCTGGTTGCGCCCAAGGGCGCGGTGACCCCGATGGGAACCACGCCGCGCATCAAACCCTACAAGGTGGCGGCGGTGTTCGAGATCGGCATGTCGGAATATGACGCCAGCTTCGTGTTCATGCCGCTGCCGGAGTCGCAGGCCTATTTCAACCGCAAGGACGACGTAACCGCGATCGAGGTATTCACCACCAATCCCGATCGTATAGACGCGTTCCGCAAGGCCGTCACCGAAGCGGCCGGGCGGCCGGTGTTCCTGGTCGACTGGCGGCAACGCAACTCGACCTTCTTCAACGCGCTTCAGGTCGAGCGCAATGTGATGTTTTTGATCCTGACCATGATCGTGCTGGTTGCCGCGCTCAACATCGTTTCCGGCCTGATCATGCTGGTCAAGGACAAGGGGCAGGACATCGCCATCCTGCGCACCATGGGCGCCTCGCAGGGCTCGATCATGCGGATATTCCTGATCACGGGGGCGGCGATCGGCGTGGTCGGCACGCTGACCGGATTCTTCGTCGGCATGCTGATTTGCCTGAACATCGAATCGATCCGGCAGTTCCTGTCCTGGATGACCAACACCGAATTGTTCTCGCCGGAACTCTATTTTCTCTCCCGGCTGCCGGCCGAGGTCGACTTCGGCGAGACCACCGCGGTCGTGATCATGGCGCTGACGCTGTCGTTCCTGGCGACGCTCTATCCGTCCTGGCGCGCCGCGCGCCTCGATCCCGTCGACGCGCTCCGGTACGAGTGA
- a CDS encoding ABC transporter ATP-binding protein, with the protein MAEEAEDVPVIYLHEIKREYRQGEATLTILNGAKLALWAGQSVALVAPSGSGKSTLLHIAGLLESPDDGEVYVAGTPTSQLSDIDRTQIRRSDIGFVYQQHRLLPEFTALENVMLPQMIRGLKRSETIKRSEEILAYLGLGDRITHRPAELSGGEQQRVAIARAVANAPRALLADEPTGNLDPHTADHVFKALMQLVKATQVAMLIATHNMELAGRMDRRVSLVDGQVVELE; encoded by the coding sequence ATGGCCGAGGAGGCGGAAGACGTACCGGTTATCTATCTCCACGAGATAAAACGCGAGTACAGGCAGGGCGAGGCGACGTTGACCATTCTCAACGGCGCCAAGCTGGCGCTGTGGGCGGGGCAGTCGGTGGCGCTGGTCGCGCCGTCGGGCTCGGGCAAATCGACGCTCCTGCACATCGCAGGCCTGCTCGAAAGCCCCGATGACGGCGAGGTCTACGTGGCGGGCACGCCGACCTCGCAATTATCAGACATCGACCGCACCCAGATCCGGCGCTCCGACATAGGCTTCGTCTATCAGCAGCACCGGCTGCTGCCGGAATTCACCGCGCTTGAAAACGTGATGCTGCCGCAGATGATTCGCGGGCTCAAACGTTCCGAGACGATCAAGCGCTCCGAGGAAATCCTGGCCTATCTCGGCCTCGGCGACCGCATCACGCATCGGCCGGCGGAACTCTCCGGCGGCGAACAGCAGCGTGTCGCCATCGCGCGCGCGGTCGCCAATGCGCCGCGGGCGCTGCTGGCCGACGAGCCGACCGGAAATCTCGATCCGCATACCGCCGATCACGTCTTCAAGGCGCTGATGCAGCTCGTGAAGGCGACGCAGGTTGCGATGCTGATCGCCACCCACAATATGGAACTGGCCGGCCGAATGGACCGGCGGGTGTCGCTGGTCGACGGCCAGGTCGTCGAACTGGAGTAG
- the proS gene encoding proline--tRNA ligase: MRLSRFFLPILKENPKEAEIVSHRLMLRAGMMRQEAAGIYAWLPLGFRVLKKIEQIVREEQDRAGALELLMPTLQLADLWRESGRYDAYGPEMLRIADRHKRELLYGPTNEEMITEIFRAYVKSYRSLPLNLYHIQWKFRDEQRPRFGVMRGREFLMKDAYSFDIDEAAARRSYNRMFVAYLRTFARMGLKAIPMRAETGPIGGDLSHEFIVLAETGESGVFCNSDVLNLPIPSDDVDYDSDLTGIIKQWTSVYAATEDVHDAERYEREVPADKRVNTRGIEVGQIFYFGTKYSDAMKALVAGADGVDVPIHGGSYGVGVSRLVGAIIEACHDDAGIKWPEAVAPFTAVILNLKQGDAAVDGACEKLYRELQAKGVDVLYDDTDQRAGAKFAAADLIGIPWQILVGPKGLAEGKLEIKRRSDGSRENLSPAEVVARIAG, encoded by the coding sequence ATGCGGTTGTCGCGGTTTTTTCTACCCATCCTGAAAGAGAATCCGAAAGAGGCGGAGATTGTCTCGCATCGGCTGATGCTGCGTGCGGGCATGATGCGGCAGGAAGCGGCCGGCATCTACGCCTGGCTGCCGCTGGGCTTTCGGGTCTTGAAGAAGATCGAGCAGATCGTTCGTGAGGAACAGGACCGCGCCGGTGCGCTGGAACTCTTGATGCCGACGCTGCAGCTCGCCGACCTCTGGCGCGAGAGCGGCCGCTACGATGCCTATGGTCCGGAGATGCTGCGCATCGCAGACCGCCACAAGCGCGAATTGCTGTACGGGCCGACGAATGAGGAAATGATCACCGAGATCTTTCGCGCTTACGTCAAGTCCTACAGGAGCCTGCCGCTCAATCTCTATCACATCCAGTGGAAGTTCCGCGACGAGCAGCGCCCGCGTTTCGGCGTGATGCGCGGCCGCGAATTCCTGATGAAGGACGCTTACTCCTTCGACATCGATGAGGCGGCCGCGCGCCGTTCCTATAACCGGATGTTCGTGGCTTACCTGCGCACGTTTGCGCGGATGGGATTGAAGGCGATCCCGATGCGCGCCGAGACCGGCCCGATCGGCGGCGATCTCAGCCACGAATTCATCGTGCTTGCGGAAACCGGCGAGTCCGGCGTGTTCTGCAACAGCGACGTGCTCAATCTGCCGATCCCGTCCGACGATGTCGATTATGACAGCGATCTCACTGGCATCATCAAGCAATGGACGTCGGTCTATGCCGCGACTGAGGACGTCCACGATGCCGAACGCTACGAACGCGAAGTGCCTGCCGACAAGCGCGTCAATACGCGCGGCATCGAGGTCGGCCAGATATTCTATTTCGGCACCAAATATTCCGATGCGATGAAGGCGCTGGTCGCCGGCGCCGATGGCGTCGACGTGCCGATCCATGGTGGCTCCTATGGCGTTGGCGTCTCGCGCCTGGTCGGCGCAATCATCGAGGCTTGCCATGACGACGCCGGCATCAAATGGCCGGAGGCGGTCGCGCCTTTCACGGCCGTGATTTTGAACCTGAAGCAGGGGGATGCGGCCGTCGATGGCGCGTGCGAGAAGCTTTATCGCGAGCTTCAGGCCAAGGGCGTTGACGTGCTCTATGACGATACCGACCAGCGCGCGGGCGCAAAATTCGCGGCCGCCGACCTGATCGGTATCCCCTGGCAGATTCTGGTCGGACCGAAGGGCCTTGCCGAGGGCAAGCTCGAGATCAAGCGGCGCAGTGACGGTTCGCGCGAGAATCTCAGCCCGGCGGAAGTGGTGGCGAGGATAGCGGGATAA
- a CDS encoding outer membrane beta-barrel protein codes for MKKVLLVTASLIALGAAAPAVAADLAARPYTKAPPMVAAVYDWTGFYIGANGGWGSSRNSWDLVGFGPEGSHDATGGTVGGQVGYRWQAGTWVFGLEAQGNWADFSGNNVSLQFPAFRNHTNVDAFGLFTGQVGYAVNNVLLYVKGGAAVTANTYRVTNVVGGALAGVTGDDTRWGGTIGAGLEYAFAPNWSVGVEYNHLFMQDRTYNFTTPGGLAFGTDRIRQDVDLVTARLNYKFGGPAVTRY; via the coding sequence ATGAAGAAGGTTTTGCTTGTTACTGCCAGTCTGATCGCGCTTGGCGCGGCTGCACCGGCTGTTGCTGCGGATCTCGCTGCGCGTCCTTACACCAAGGCGCCCCCGATGGTCGCTGCTGTGTATGACTGGACCGGTTTCTACATCGGTGCGAACGGCGGCTGGGGTTCGAGCCGCAACTCATGGGATCTGGTTGGCTTTGGCCCCGAGGGTTCGCATGACGCGACCGGCGGAACCGTTGGTGGCCAGGTCGGCTACCGCTGGCAGGCTGGCACCTGGGTGTTCGGCCTTGAAGCCCAGGGCAACTGGGCCGACTTCTCGGGCAACAATGTGAGCCTGCAGTTCCCCGCCTTCCGCAACCACACGAACGTCGATGCGTTCGGCCTGTTCACCGGTCAGGTCGGTTATGCCGTCAACAACGTCCTGCTCTACGTCAAGGGCGGTGCTGCCGTGACCGCGAACACCTACCGCGTCACCAATGTTGTCGGCGGCGCGCTCGCTGGCGTCACCGGCGACGACACCCGTTGGGGCGGCACGATCGGCGCCGGCCTCGAATACGCCTTCGCCCCGAACTGGTCGGTTGGCGTCGAGTACAATCACCTGTTCATGCAGGACCGTACCTACAACTTCACCACGCCGGGCGGCCTCGCCTTCGGTACCGACCGCATCCGTCAGGACGTGGATCTGGTCACCGCCCGCCTGAACTACAAGTTCGGCGGCCCGGCGGTTACGAGGTACTGA
- a CDS encoding copper chaperone PCu(A)C: protein MKPVLQFFACAALFALLGAPAHAQEVKAGDLVITQAWSRATPGGAKIAGGYLTIENKGSAPDRLISGSGDFAGKVEIHEMAMNNGVMTMRALDKGLPIEPGKIVKLAPGGYHLMLMDLKNPLKQGEKVPLTLEFEKAGKVTLSLDVQGVGAQAPAGGAPSGHDHSGMKK from the coding sequence ATGAAACCCGTTCTGCAATTCTTCGCCTGCGCCGCCCTGTTTGCGCTCCTGGGCGCACCCGCGCACGCCCAAGAGGTCAAGGCCGGCGATCTAGTCATCACACAGGCCTGGAGCCGCGCCACGCCCGGAGGCGCCAAGATTGCCGGCGGCTATCTTACGATCGAGAACAAGGGCTCTGCGCCAGATCGCCTGATCAGCGGCTCCGGCGATTTCGCCGGCAAGGTCGAAATTCACGAGATGGCAATGAACAACGGCGTCATGACGATGCGGGCGCTCGACAAGGGGTTGCCGATCGAGCCGGGCAAGATCGTCAAGCTCGCGCCGGGCGGTTATCACTTAATGCTGATGGATCTGAAGAACCCGCTCAAGCAGGGAGAAAAGGTGCCGCTGACGCTGGAGTTCGAGAAAGCCGGGAAGGTCACATTGTCGCTCGACGTGCAGGGCGTTGGCGCGCAGGCGCCCGCGGGCGGAGCGCCGTCGGGGCATGATCATTCCGGTATGAAGAAGTAG
- a CDS encoding DUF3551 domain-containing protein — MRILALAILAIGAASAAAPAQAQTYDPNYPVCLHVYGRISYYDCTYHTLPQCNASASGRSAQCVINPYFAHASQYPSARRYKRHYNGY; from the coding sequence ATGCGCATTCTGGCTTTGGCAATTCTGGCAATCGGAGCGGCCTCGGCCGCAGCACCGGCGCAGGCACAGACTTACGATCCCAACTATCCGGTTTGCCTGCATGTTTATGGCAGGATCAGCTATTACGACTGTACCTATCACACCCTGCCTCAATGCAACGCGTCGGCCTCGGGCCGCTCGGCGCAATGCGTGATCAATCCGTATTTCGCACATGCATCTCAATATCCCTCGGCACGCCGCTACAAGCGGCACTACAACGGCTACTGA